A window from Burkholderiales bacterium encodes these proteins:
- a CDS encoding phosphatidyltransferase, which produces MLHDPNRKALLNPAVRRRGIYLLPNLFTTAALFAGFYAIVQAMNGRFEHSAVAIFIAMVLDALDGRVARLTHTQSAFGAEYDSLSDMVSFGVAPALVVYEWALQGLGKLGWLGAFVYCVGAALRLARFNTNIDVVDKRYFQGLPSPAAAALIAGLVWIMHDYDVRGREVMWLAWIVTVFAGVSMVSNLRFYSGKDVNLRKSVPFAVLLALVLAIVLISSDPPTVLFLLFVGYSLSGYALWVWERFKRRRLKTPPGAAP; this is translated from the coding sequence ATGCTCCACGACCCGAACCGCAAGGCCCTGCTCAACCCTGCCGTGCGCCGGCGGGGGATCTACCTTCTGCCTAACCTGTTCACCACCGCGGCTCTCTTCGCTGGTTTCTACGCCATCGTCCAGGCGATGAACGGACGCTTCGAGCACTCGGCGGTGGCGATCTTCATCGCTATGGTGCTGGACGCCCTGGACGGGCGGGTGGCGCGGCTCACCCATACCCAAAGCGCCTTCGGCGCCGAATACGACAGCCTCTCCGACATGGTGTCCTTCGGCGTGGCGCCCGCCCTGGTGGTGTACGAGTGGGCGCTGCAGGGACTGGGCAAGCTCGGATGGCTGGGCGCGTTCGTCTACTGCGTCGGCGCGGCGCTGCGGCTGGCCCGCTTCAACACCAACATCGACGTGGTGGACAAGCGCTACTTCCAGGGATTGCCGAGCCCAGCGGCGGCGGCTCTCATCGCCGGACTGGTGTGGATCATGCACGACTACGACGTGAGGGGCCGGGAGGTCATGTGGCTTGCGTGGATCGTGACGGTTTTCGCGGGGGTGAGCATGGTGAGCAACCTGCGCTTCTACAGCGGTAAGGACGTGAACCTACGCAAGAGCGTCCCGTTCGCCGTGCTGCTCGCCCTGGTGCTCGCGATCGTGCTCATCTCGAGCGACCCCCCGACGGTGCTGTTCCTGCTGTTCGTCGGCTATAGCCTTTCCGGCTACGCCCTGTGGGTCTGGGAGCGCTTCAAGCGCCGCCGCCTCAAGACGCCGCCCGGGGCCGCCCCTTGA
- the leuA gene encoding 2-isopropylmalate synthase, translating into MEDRLIIFDTTLRDGEQSPGASMTREEKLRIARQLERMRVDVIEAGFPAASPGDFEAVKAVAEAIKDSTVCALARATERDIQQAAQALKGAASGRIHTFIATSPIHMQKKLRMEPDQVVEQAVKAVKWARQHSDDVEFSPEDAARSEIDFLCRILERVIAAGATTINIPDTVGYSIPEQFGALIRQLRSRIPNADQVVWSVHCHNDLGLAVANSLAAVLNGARQVECTINGLGERAGNAALEEIVMAVRTRRDIFPCDTRIDTTQIVPASRLVAGITGFPVQPNKAIVGANAFAHESGIHQDGVLKSRETYEIMRAEDVGWAANRMVLGKHSGRNAFRTRLKELGIEIESEEVLNAAFARFKELADKKHEIFDEDLHALMSEEALALDQEHYRLVFLKVCSETGEPPLARVMLSDNGVERTGTATGSGPVDATFKAIESIVKSGAELQLYSVNAITSGTDAQGEVTVRLQKGGRIVNGQGADTDIIVASAKAYIHALNRLQAPGERAHPQL; encoded by the coding sequence ATGGAAGACAGGCTGATCATATTCGATACCACGTTGCGCGACGGCGAGCAGAGCCCCGGCGCGTCCATGACCAGGGAAGAGAAGCTACGCATCGCCCGGCAGCTCGAGCGCATGCGGGTGGACGTGATCGAGGCGGGCTTCCCCGCTGCCAGCCCCGGCGACTTCGAGGCGGTCAAGGCGGTGGCCGAGGCGATCAAGGACAGTACCGTATGCGCGCTCGCCCGGGCCACGGAGCGCGACATCCAGCAGGCGGCCCAGGCCCTCAAGGGGGCGGCTTCGGGGCGCATCCATACCTTTATCGCCACCAGCCCCATCCACATGCAGAAGAAGCTGCGCATGGAGCCCGACCAGGTGGTGGAGCAGGCGGTTAAGGCGGTGAAGTGGGCGCGCCAGCATTCCGACGACGTGGAGTTCTCCCCTGAGGACGCGGCCCGCTCTGAGATCGACTTTCTGTGCCGCATCCTGGAGCGGGTGATCGCGGCGGGGGCCACCACCATCAACATCCCGGACACGGTGGGCTATAGTATCCCGGAGCAGTTCGGGGCGCTGATCCGGCAATTGCGCAGCCGCATCCCTAACGCCGACCAGGTGGTGTGGTCGGTGCATTGCCATAACGACCTGGGCCTGGCGGTGGCCAATTCGCTTGCCGCGGTGCTCAACGGCGCGCGCCAGGTGGAGTGCACCATCAACGGCCTGGGCGAGCGGGCAGGAAACGCGGCGCTGGAGGAGATCGTGATGGCGGTGCGCACGCGCCGGGACATATTCCCGTGCGACACCCGCATCGACACCACCCAGATCGTCCCGGCGAGCCGGCTGGTGGCGGGAATCACGGGTTTCCCCGTGCAGCCCAACAAGGCCATCGTGGGCGCCAACGCCTTCGCCCACGAATCGGGCATCCATCAGGACGGGGTGCTCAAGAGCCGGGAGACCTACGAGATCATGCGGGCGGAGGACGTGGGCTGGGCCGCCAACCGCATGGTGCTGGGCAAGCACAGCGGCCGCAACGCCTTCCGCACGCGGCTCAAGGAGCTGGGCATCGAGATCGAGTCGGAGGAGGTGCTGAACGCCGCGTTCGCCCGGTTCAAGGAGCTGGCGGACAAGAAGCACGAGATCTTCGACGAGGACCTGCACGCCTTGATGAGCGAGGAGGCCCTCGCCCTGGACCAGGAGCATTACCGGCTCGTCTTCCTCAAGGTCTGCTCCGAGACCGGGGAACCCCCCCTCGCCCGGGTGATGCTTTCCGACAACGGGGTGGAGCGCACGGGCACGGCCACGGGGAGCGGCCCGGTAGACGCCACGTTCAAGGCGATCGAGTCCATCGTCAAGAGCGGCGCGGAGCTGCAGCTCTACTCGGTGAACGCCATCACCAGCGGCACCGACGCCCAGGGGGAGGTCACGGTGCGGTTGCAGAAGGGCGGGCGCATCGTGAACGGCCAGGGAGCGGACACCGACATCATCGTCGCTTCCGCCAAGGCCTATATCCACGCCCTCAATCGGCTCCAGGCGCCCGGCGAGCGGGCCCACCCGCAGCTATAG
- a CDS encoding NAD(P)H dehydrogenase (quinone) — translation MPSRDILVLYYSRHGAVRQMARFVARGIEQVPGVQARLRTVPRVSPVCEAVEAPVPESGAPYVALADLEQCIGLALGSPTRFGNMAAPLKHFLDETSGLWLRGALAGKPAAVFTSTGSLHGGQETTLLTMMLPLLHHGMVLLGLPYTEPDLMSTDAGGTPYGASHVAGPADDRPLTEAERRLCMALGRRLAETAVKLAR, via the coding sequence GCCTTCGCGCGACATCCTGGTCCTCTATTACAGCCGTCACGGCGCCGTACGGCAGATGGCCCGGTTCGTTGCGCGAGGGATCGAGCAAGTGCCGGGCGTGCAGGCCCGCCTGCGCACGGTGCCCCGGGTTTCCCCGGTGTGCGAAGCGGTGGAAGCCCCGGTGCCCGAATCCGGCGCCCCTTACGTGGCGCTCGCCGACTTGGAGCAGTGCATCGGCCTCGCCCTGGGCAGCCCCACCCGGTTCGGCAACATGGCCGCGCCCCTCAAGCACTTTCTCGACGAGACCTCAGGGCTCTGGCTGCGGGGAGCTCTCGCGGGCAAGCCCGCGGCGGTGTTCACCTCTACGGGAAGCCTGCACGGGGGCCAGGAGACAACGCTTCTTACCATGATGCTGCCCCTCCTGCACCACGGCATGGTGCTCCTCGGCCTGCCCTACACCGAGCCGGACCTGATGAGCACCGACGCGGGCGGAACCCCCTACGGGGCGAGCCACGTGGCCGGCCCGGCCGACGACAGGCCGCTCACCGAGGCCGAGCGCCGGCTGTGCATGGCCCTGGGCCGGCGGCTTGCCGAGACCGCGGTCAAGCTGGCACGATGA